A window of Oncorhynchus kisutch isolate 150728-3 linkage group LG23, Okis_V2, whole genome shotgun sequence genomic DNA:
AGGGTAAAAAATTATACTGTGAACCGGAAATATTTGCAAAATCATATGAAATAATTGTTTAATTAATGCTATCAACTGCATATTATTGGATATGAATATTGTCATCATAAACTCTGATGCAATCTTGTTTATGTCAATCTATTTGAACACTCATGGGCAGACCAAACACTACTTCCGTTTTAAATaaagagtttttttttttctcattggcTGGGTCTATTTCAAACATCCAATCAAATGCATCTCAAACCGGAAGCTGTTGAATGAACGGTGCGCGGGAAACGTTTCGGTTCAGTCAGGATTCCCATTACTTTCAGAAAGCTACTCTCAGCCTAGAGTCAGTCTTTTACTGTATTGTTTGTCTGGGCTTGCCCGTTGATATGTGTGAAAAGAACAAGAAGGTAGTGTTAATAGCAGAGATGTTGATTGTGCTCTTATTTTGATaaatttctgtttttttaaaccatcTCAGGGCTGAAAATCTATGCTAACAAGCTAGTGAGTTAGCAGTAAACTTGGTGTTTGTTTACACTTTTCAGGTGAGCAAGTGGCTCAGCACAGTCTTTGGAGATCAAACTATTCCAGAATATGAAGTTAACACACGGACTGTCGACATACTGTACCAGCTTGCAGAAGCAAGTGAAGTTCGATGCAATGAGACTTCCCTGCTAATTGAGGATCAGAAACAGAAAACTTCTGAGTATCAGGCTGATGGTAAAGTGAACATTGCATGTACTGTTAAATGAATCTTAAGTGGTAACCTGAATGATTGAGACACTTGGGGAATATTATGTGTCACTGTTTCAACTTCAAGCCCCACTCTGGCTGACATGTCAATACAGTAATGTTGTCTAGACACACAGCTGTGCACAGGGTCTTTCTTTTTTGCACTGTAATGTTGTTCCTTTGATTTTAAATCAATCTTTCTAGGTGTTCATCTCCAGAATGTTGTTTTACAAGGAGTGGGCTTATCCTCTGGAAGCTTGTCAAAACCTGCATCAGACTACCTGTCAGCATTGGTGGCAAACGCTAAGGTACTTGGTGTCCGAGACACCTCTCTGAGCAGGTAATGCACTGATGTACAATGCTGCCTATTGAAAGAAGTACACACAATGGCACTCACAGAAAGCCATACAAGATGGATTCTCATGATGAACTTGCAAGAATATAATCTTACATCCATGCTGTTTGTTTAGCTTTGTGCCAGCGGTGAATAACTTGACCAATGAGCTTCTGGAATCTGAAAAGACGGACAGGAGACTTGATAGGGAGCTTAATGCCCTCAGAAATAAACTTGGGTCCGTTCTTGTTCTACGGAAAACCTTCCAAGAGTAAGAGGATCACACAGTCATGAACCTGAAATGTTAAATTATTTTAAATGCTCACATCTGTAAAGCTCTAGAGTTAATTAATCTACGTAATCATCTGATTACAGGGACATCAAGAAAACAATGAAAGCTCAAGAGGTGGAGAGTGCCAAAGCAGAAGAAAGACTGCTGAATAtggactttgtcaaagcaaaaTCCAAAGACCTCTCATACCGAAACAAGAAGGCAGAGGTCAGTGCCTTTGACTTCTGTCATCTTATGTGCTGTTAATGTttactctctttttttcttcacAGGTCAAGATATCCTTTCTGGTTTTGAGATGTTGGATTGGGGTAGCTTTTGATTTATTGAGCTGGGAAGTCAAAAGTCAACCTTGGAAACATTGTCAGGTGGTTAGGGCTTTTTTACTGGTAGAAATGCATTTATGTTAATCTTTTGTCATAAGCAATGCATTTTCATTATCTCATCCTCAGGACCAGCTAACATCCAGACACATGGAGAATCGAATCTCCCACCAAGCTCTGATGGAGCTATCTGAGGTATCCTCATGTTATGATGGAAGTGTTGGCTGTTCTGCTTTGCTGTGAAATGTATTGCAATGAGTTTCTGATCTTCCCTTTGCAGCAAGTCTACACGTTGAAACAAGAAATTCTACCTTTGTCAAAGAAACTCGAACCCTACAGAGATTTGAGCCCAGTtaagaaatgttttattttttaactgACTTTGAATTTTCCTTTTATTTTGGTGATATGCTCTGCTTAATGATATCGTTGTTCCCTAGAGTCCATCTCTTGCTCAAGTGAAAATTGAAGAGGCAAAGCGAGAATTGGTGAGTTTTGCCATTCTACAATACAACAGGAATATTGTGATGTTACTGTACATTGTCAATTATATTTTAATTGAACTGTTTTCTCCTTGTTTAAGGCTGCAGTTGATGCTGAACTGGAGATGAAGGTGGACTTCATGAATTCCTCCTTGCCTAAAGGGCGGCCTTTAAAATGACACATGAATTTGGGGGATTGTAATTGTAGAAAGTATATGTAATGATAATAAATGTCAATGAAAATCGTAATGTTTTTCATCCAACTTGTCATGAGCTGCTTgggctatatatattttttaaatgtgttaactAAACGGGGAACTTATTTGTCTTACGAGATCTAAAATGTGGTTCGAGGCTCCGTTTTTGGAGGGTGTGATGCAATCACAGAGCTTCCGGAGGCATGCAGGGTCCAAATTGAGCTCCGTATCACTGCGCAtcccaaatgttgtaacaatgcggAGAGCTCCATATATCTGCATTTACATGATTGTTTGACAGTAGGTGGGGGCAGAAGGTCCTGTATAAATGCAAACTCCattccttgacaacagctctaCACCACTGCTCTGTGAAGTGCAAGTTGAATGAATGCCATGGCGTCTGCGAAGGCCGTATTACCGTAAATGCTGCACGGCAAATGCAGATGACCGATTGACCATACTGTGCCTTTtccactgtacaaaacattaggtgCACAGTGCTTTTTACATTGAGTTTGCTCAACATTAGGAGCACCGATTTTTGCCTTCAGttagtcagggcatggactctacaaagtgtcaatagcgttccacagggatgctgacccatgttgactccattgcttcccacagttgtttcaagttggctggatgaccTTTGGGCGAtggaccattcctgatacacacaggaaactaatAAGTGTGAaaaacagcagtgttgcagttcttgacacactcaaacaagtgcgcctggcacctactaccataccccgctttttatttaacttttaactGCAAGTCATTtaggaacacattcttatttacaatgcccattcaccctctgaatggcatacacaTTTCGCAAGGCTTACATTTTTCTATTTAACCTTTCATCTACCCCGAATGACGTGGATTTAACAGAGTTaccataagggatcatagctttcacctgcatttacctggtcagtttgttatggaaagagcaggcattcttaatgttttgtacactccgtgtagtTTTCTTAAATTAGTGATATGTTTAAACCAAAATACAGTGTGCATCATAGATGGTGTTAGCTATACGCTAAAACGGAAATAGTGAATTCTTCCATTGTAGCCGTTATACCTTCAGTTGCAGATTGTTCAACAAAATATTCATAGTGAGAAATGCCTCTTGGATGTGTGTAGATCTTTGTTTTGGTCGCACTGTGTGATGCGCTGGCCTGGTAGCACATCACACAGTCCGACCAAAACAAAGACCTACCACAGGAGGTtgttggcaccttaattggggaggatggggttcgtcgtaatggctggagcagagttggtggaatagtatcaaatacacacacatggtGTCCATGTGTTTAATGCAATGCCATTTGCTCACTTCTAGCCATTAtgtgctgtcctcccctcagcagctttCTGTGAGATCGACCCGCATGCAAAAGGCATATTCTCTGGTTTTTGGAGAATCATATGAAACTGAACACAGACATAAGATACTTTTTTGCCCCTCCATTCGGAAGAAAACGTGTATTTGCAAGAACAGTTTAGTTTAAAAAATACTTTAGACCCTTTCTACTAGCCAAGGTATAACGGCTACTATGGTAGAATTCACATATCGCCGTTTTAATGTAAAGTCACGATTGTGTGCACCTACAACAAGTAGTACTGATTATGTTATGTTTCACtatattggatcactccaatatttccggtcacaacttgcagacttgtttacgtgttgctgtgcgttttgttgccaaccttactttgctacctgacaactttacggttttactttttaattaccgtttatatttttagtttttccctcactcaactttttttcattcaactttttcactccggacgctttatctggacgtggttcgtcaggacctccaacagccgaagctaagtagtaacattaacatgatgccttctaattgcagtcgctgtactcataatatacaggagaacgatcgccttacggcgaggatagctatgctgcaagcccagcttcagacgcaatcgttaggcgagggtaatttcagtgtaggaaaggatgaaacagcgtctgtgccaccagtaagtacagatggTAACGTTAGTagaaatcccctcgcacggtccccgcagctgGACTActttctcatggtttctggagggaaatgctgtaggaatgctcattcagccgacagaaacgtTCAACtagttttccccattaagcagcgagtcggagacgccaaagcttcccaccattagctctgacaaattgaaaaccctaatcattggcaactccattacccgcagtattagacttaaaactaaTCATCCAGCGTTCATACACTGTTAAGctgggggcagggctaccgacgttaaggctaatctgaagatggtgctggctaaagctaaaactggcgagtatagagatattgttatccacgtccgcaccaacgatgttaggatgaaacagtcagaagtCACCAagagcaacatagcttcagcgtgtaaatcagctagaaagatgtgtcggcatcgagtaattgtcactggccccctcccagttagggggagttaTGAGCTCTACaacagtctcacaactcaatcgctggttaaACTGTTTTCTgaccctcccaaaagatagaatttgtcgataattgtccctctttctgggactcacccacaaacaggaccaagcctggcctgctgaggagtgacgtactccatcctag
This region includes:
- the haus1 gene encoding HAUS augmin-like complex subunit 1 isoform X2, with protein sequence MEDRVSKWLSTVFGDQTIPEYEVNTRTVDILYQLAEASEVRCNETSLLIEDQKQKTSEYQADGVHLQNVVLQGVGLSSGSLSKPASDYLSALVANAKVLGVRDTSLSSFVPAVNNLTNELLESEKTDRRLDRELNALRNKLGSVLVLRKTFQEDIKKTMKAQEVESAKAEERLLNMDFVKAKSKDLSYRNKKAEDQLTSRHMENRISHQALMELSEQVYTLKQEILPLSKKLEPYRDLSPSPSLAQVKIEEAKRELAAVDAELEMKVDFMNSSLPKGRPLK
- the haus1 gene encoding HAUS augmin-like complex subunit 1 isoform X1, which encodes MNGARETFRFSQDSHYFQKATLSLESVFYCIVCLGLPVDMCEKNKKVSKWLSTVFGDQTIPEYEVNTRTVDILYQLAEASEVRCNETSLLIEDQKQKTSEYQADGVHLQNVVLQGVGLSSGSLSKPASDYLSALVANAKVLGVRDTSLSSFVPAVNNLTNELLESEKTDRRLDRELNALRNKLGSVLVLRKTFQEDIKKTMKAQEVESAKAEERLLNMDFVKAKSKDLSYRNKKAEDQLTSRHMENRISHQALMELSEQVYTLKQEILPLSKKLEPYRDLSPSPSLAQVKIEEAKRELAAVDAELEMKVDFMNSSLPKGRPLK